The Theobroma cacao cultivar B97-61/B2 chromosome 2, Criollo_cocoa_genome_V2, whole genome shotgun sequence genome includes the window TTCGTTTTGGCTGGGGTCGTGTATTTCTGTGGTTGGCGTGGGTTGTTCCATTTGGTTCAACCCTTGACCGTGGTAAATGTTAACTGACTATGATCTGGGCTGCAGGAATGctaattcaatttttaagaGCTGATTGAAAGCGTCACCGCCCTCAAATATCTAGGTCAACATCTTTCAATAAACAAAGTTTCATCTCCACAAAATCAGCTGTTAATTCGTTTTGAatgctaaaaaaaaatcctgTTAAGATATATATTACCTGTTATTATTGTGTGCATCTGGTTTTTGCTTGGGTCCTCTCTGGAGTATCAGTGTCTTTTCTCGTCTGGTCTTTCTgtggttttcttcttttgcgAGTAATCTCATGGCGTGGAATATACATCTTTGTTTTTGCtaattgttatttaaaatttacagaTTTACCTTCTCATGAGCCATATTGTTCGGTTGATGGCTTTCGTTATGGCAAAGATGTGAACAATTTGGATTTTGGAGCCCTCAAGGTATGGATGCTTTTATGAGTTTGTGGATTTCTTCTGGCCATTATAAAATTCATGTGATAATATCTGAATTTGTCCCTCCTACAGGATTTTCAATCACGGAAGCTGGGCCAATATACTAAAGAATTATTTTGGTTAGGTTTTTCATGGACATgcaggaaaaaaagaaaacattatcAGTCCTTCCGTAGGAATGGTGTGATAATTTCGGTGAGTGTAATTGTCTTTATTaatcctctttttttttttgtgctttGTCATTTAAGGTTTTGTGCATTCTATGGCTTCATTATCTAACTCATTTTTGGCGTTTTCCGTTCCATTCTCCTAAAACCTTCTCAGATTCACGACTTTGTCTATGTCTTAGCTGAGGAGGATAAACGACTTGTTGCGTACTTGGAAGATTTGTATGAGGACTCTAAAGGCAACAAGATGGTTGTGGTACGATGGTTTCACAAAATTGATGAGGTTGGTATTGTTTTGCCTCACAATTATAATTCCAGAGagattttctcttctctttgtCTTCAAGATCTCAGTATTGAATGCATAGATGGATTGGCTACTGTCCTTAGTCCTgagcatttcaagaaatatttgaACGAGGCAATGCATACTCAGCTGGAGCCATTTGTATGCTGCAAGCAGTTCGAAAATGATGATGTCAAGCCTTTTGATGTGACTCAAGTTAAGGGTTATTGGAAACAAGATATACTTAGATATATGTATAGTCTTTCTCTCTCGAATGATTGCGTGAGTCATCAGCAACGTGCTGATGACCAGAAGGCAGATTGGAATGTTGATGATGGTGTTGGGATCAGGCCTAGAAAGAAATATCGTCAGTCAAAAGATGATGATGTGTGCTTGCATTTCAGTGGCAGCAGAGAGTCAATGGATGCATCATGTGCAGATGTGCTAGATATGGGGAATGGAAAAAATGGAACTGAATCATTCAGTTTAAGTGGAGGGAGTTCTGCATTCTTGTCTGCTGATGGGGCTAAGCAAAATTTTTCTCAGCATTTAAAAGTAGGTTCCCAGGTTGAAATACTAGCTCAAGATAGTGGTATTAGGGGGTGCTGGTTTAGAGCTCTGATAATCAAGAAGCACAAAGATAAGGTGAAGGTGCAATACCAAGACCTTCAGGATGCAGCTGATGAAGCTAATAAATTAGaggtatatatttttattgtttttaatttacGGACTTAACAGGATGTAGTAATAATGAAACTCATATTATTGACCCTTTCTTCTGAAGTTGCTAAATGGTtcatggttttatgttgtagGAATGGATTTTGGCGTCTAGGGTTGCTGTTCCTGATCAAATGGGTATCCGCTTTGGTGGAAGAACAACTATACGTCCATCTCCACAAAACCCTAAAGGCAGTGCTTCATGTATTGATGTTGGGTCAGTTGTTGATGTCTGGTGGCATGGTGGGTGGTGGGAAGGCATTGTCTTTAAGAAGGATTCAGAAGATAAACTTCATGTTTATTTCCCAGGTTTGTAAAATACTTCAAATCTGAATGTAAATGTTTGATGTTGTAttgttttttagttttttttttccagctCTGATTTGTTATATTATTTGCAGGAGAAAAGCGGGAATCAGTCTTTGACAGTGGTGATGTAAGACCTTCTCAGGAATGGCTGGGAAACCGGTGGATAAATATAAAGGAGAGGCATGATCTTGTGAGTTCCATACTTAGGGGCAGAAAGCAAGATGCAGGCAAATCCTATGATTGCAATTTGGTCAAAACCACCGTTGGTGATGGTGGACAGTTTGCTAAGGGTGCCACCATTGGTTGTAATGATTCTCCTGTTGAACCTGGAAATGACAGGGCAAAAGATGTGGGTCTTGTTCCAGATCTTTCGAAGGATGATCTGCTTTCCCAGTTGAAGTGGAAGTCATCTAGGAAGAGAAGACGTGGGACTGGGACCTCTGTACAGAAGCAGAATTGCGGTCGTAAACGTATCAAAAGCACTGCAGAAGTTACACGGTCTGTTACTTGTGAAAGATTTTTGATCCCTGCATCCTTAAAACTTGATAATGATAACTGCAAGTACAGGGGTGATCCCTTATTCAGTTCTTCAGTAGTGCCGCCTCTAACAAGCTTGGTTATGACTAGGTGATTGACTTTTCTCATTGGAGATTTGGACGTGTTGCTCTCAGTTTTTTAGTTCGATTTGCTTTTCCTTCATATAGTGCTCCTCCTGGATGCAATGTTGTGTTGGAAATGTTCATTTGAGAGGTCCATGGTATCCATCTCCTCGTTTATGTACTTGTATGTAACTTTGCCCTTTGGGTCTCTAACTAGAGTCTAACAGATTTCAGGCCACAATTTTGGATGCAGCACAACTAACCTCGTAGATCTCTAACCTACTCAGCCTGATTTGTTTAGGATGTTTGCAGGAGGATTCCTGCTTTCATGTAATCTGTATATCATTTGTCTggtaataaaaatttacactttCCTTCTGTTGCATGTTTCAACTGCGAGCTCTTTGGGTTAAATGGTCTCAAATTGTAACTTGCGAACAGCATTGCGTGGCTTCTCGACAGTCGACAACATTTAATGTCTTGTTTTGTGAACTTTGGTTCCCCTGTGCAGCAACTCTGTTTCGTTGGTAGGAATTTTGTTTAGTCTTAGCTGCCAATTCCAGGACTGTTCACACTGTTTCTGATCTTATGTTTCGTACAGAGAGCATCAGTCCATAGGCAGAATAATGGCAGTGGTTCCCACCTTTCAAAAAACGACATCGTTTAGGAAAAACCATTGCGGGTCTAGTAGTTGTCGTGTAAATATCAATATTAAGGAGTTTAATCCCTGTCATTATCACTTTCCATTGTTGGGCCATTCTATCTGTTGATTAGAAACTAAAAGATTACGCTTTTAATAAAGgagttctttctttctataaAATTGGGAATTTATTTCAATTGGAAACAAGAACCagccatttttcttcttttaattttgctAAATAAACAATCACTTTTAAGTGTATAGAGGAGTTGGGGCAATTTAGGGAAGATCCTCTTAAAATTCTGAAGAGTTTCTGTCTTATTCTAAAGCAAATCTCACTAGTGGTTTCTTTGTGGGAGGTCGTACATAATCTAACTATGACATGATGGATTAAATGAACTAAAAGTTGGACATGGGATATGAGTTTGGTGCAATAAGCAACCTCTTTAAAGAATTATTACGGATGAGAAAAAATTACAGGAAAAAGCAGGGTGTGGGTCACCTTGAAGCATCTTTTTCAACTAAGCATAAGAAAGACCCTTTCCACTTTCTTGTTATCGGCTTGAGATGCTCTTTCTTCACCCTCCAAACTGAAGCATCTCAAAGAGATGGGGTTGCTCCATCAGTAGTTCAGCAGCTACAACAGGAGGCAGGAGGTGGTGTGTTCTTAGATCCTTTTCCATTCTCCCTTTTTCGGTTCCTTCTTGCAGTCTTGGGATTGAACCTTGGtaccttcttcttcttctgtaTGAAGACCTTTTCAGTGTTTACATAAGGCATAGAGAAGCTATGGTTTTTCCTGGTCAGGCTAAGAAGGAGGTCCCGAGAGTTGAACTCAACAAGCCAAAGAGCTTGTTGCTTCCTGGAACTTGCCTTGCCTCTGTTGAATCCTTATCGATGCCTCTTGTTtgtactctctctctctgtattctttttttattcccTGTTGAGTGAAGTTCCTAAGAGATTTTGGTACTTCTTTGCTTCTTTGCTGACGAACAGGTCCACGAAGTTGTTCTCTCAGCAGATATCCGATGTGCAGAGTGTCAAAGAAGAATAGCAGACATAATGTCAAGAATGAATGGTAAGTGTTCTTCAATATCTTAACTGTGCTAATTAGATATATTTCAGCTTCATGAAATGCGATTCCGAGGATCTTTAGATGACAAGGGGAGTTTGAACAATGGTGAAGTACTGTATGGAGTATCTAGTTTCAAAGAAGTCATCTTGGTAGAACTTTCTTTAAGGAAACAGAAACGAGTCGAAAATGTCTGGAAATTGGGAAGGGTAACTTTTGATTTTGTAAAAGTTTCTTTAAAATTATGCTTGAtgcctttttctttgtctttagTAAGGTAAAGACGGCTCTCGACACTGTTAAtccaacaaaaggaaaagaaagaaaaacaaaacaccTTGTATGACAGTGAAGTTTATATAATGACATATTACATCATAGTTAGTTGCATCAGATTTAGCCAGGATCATGGTCTTAACCCAGAATTAGAAAATTTCATGAATTTGTATCTCTTCTTTTGGATTGGCAGACACAGATTCTGTTTTGGTGAATGTGTTGGAGAAGAAGGTGACACTCACTTGTAGATACCCTGGTATTGTTAACTTAGCTTCAAGGCAGGTTCCTGTTATTTACAGGAATCCTGTAAGCACAATGGCCATGATCAAGAGGATTTTTCGCTCTTCCCGGAGGTGAATACCTATCAAGAAACATCGAACATGCTACAGAATTTTTTGTATAAAGACTGTTTGTTGTAGCCTTAATTCTGTGTATATATACCTACTGttgtacaaaaaataaaaaagaataatacaTGCAGTTATGTTCTGGTTTTTGGTAATGTCTCACTTGAATGGCAATGTATATAGAAACACAGTGAATGGTTGGATGTGTCTGAATTGATCAGCCAAGTTCATGATCTTTTCTAATTGAAGAAACCTATTTCTGATACTTGTCTTTCAGGAAAACCAAAATCCAAGGTAACTGATGCTTAAAATTTAATGCAAACAGAAATCTTTGTGAATAAGAAAAGGATACTTCACAATCCTGTGCAGGGTAACCCAGCATTTTCATGAAAGGATGCTCCCTCTTAATTTTCTGTTAGGAAGTAAAGAAAACTTGGTATTCAAGTTATGGGTTAATTAACCAAGTTTGCAGCTTTTCTGCTGGTCTAGGCAGAATCAGATTCCAAAATGCAGCAAAGAAATTCCTATGATAGAGCCAAAAGTAGAGATATTCTTGGTCCTTGATCCCTTGAATTCTCTAAATTCCACATTTCCttttctaaaactttttcGAAATACCATCAAAATCAATTCCAATCATTGATCTTCAATTCTTTTCAGTTCCCAAGTTCATGTCAGGAAGGGCAAGTTTAAGACAGCATCTTCATGAGCCatttcttctcatttccctGCTTATTCAAAGCTAGATATTAGCTCACACTGATCTTTTTTCACTAAATTTCAGAAGAGTTCAATACTAATGAcactttctgtttttttctttgtatggTAGCAGCTCTGTTGCATGGTGATGAGAGTTAACATAGACTGCCATGGCTGTTACaggaaaatgagaagaatCCTTCTTAATATAAAAGGTAAGTTCTCCATTAACACACTTCAAAATGTCCCCTCCATTTGGACAAGTTTCAGTTTTTCTGCGTTCATGAACTTGAAAATCTTTTCTGTCATTTCACATTGAAGAAGTAGAGACACATGTGATCGAGAAGCAGCAATGCAGGGTAAGCATATGCGGGAGGTTTGGACCATCAGATGTGGCAATAAAGATAAGAAAGAGGATGAACCGTAGAGTAGAGATACTGGAAATCCAGGAGATCAGCGAAGAACAAACAGACCAAACGCCGATGGTCAGCAGCCAGTGATTGTGCTCAACTCTTTCAAGTTTTATGTCAGGCTATGAAAGCCATGAAAACAGAAAAGGGTTCTGCAGGATTATTATAGATTGTTACCATAATTCAATGTTCAGTAAAAACTGAGATTCTAGCTATCTGATACCAAAACTCTTGTTTCTTGTCAGGAACAATGAAAGCCAGTCCGTATCATACCTTGAAAAGCTTTTGACAGAAAAGGGTTCTGCAGGATTACCATAGAATGTGACCATAATTCAATGTTCAGTAAAAACCGGGATTCTAGCTGTCTGCTCCCAAAACTCTTGTTGCTTGCCAGGAACAATGGACACTTTCAGCAGATGATTCCGAACATAGAAAATGTGTAGCATTATCTTAGATTTCCATACTGCTATTCATCCCCTCGGAGTGGATTAAACAAACTTGCTTTTGTCCTTGGGTCTTTGTGCTTAATCATTGATTTGTTTTGGAGGCAGGCAAAGATCCAGGGAATGATGCATTTTTCCAACTTTTCATGATGTCCCTCTATCGCCCATTGCTGAAATTGCGCTCTCACAGCACTTTCTCATCCTAACAAATCATGAATTGCAAATGGGAAAGTCTAATTTTGGACAATAATTTTGATTCTCTTTCTGTATTTTTCCAGGGGAAAACTTACACTTTCTTTGATGGCAATGCCTTCCACTTCGTTCAAGCTTAACAACAAGTCATATCTGTATCCTAGGGAAAAAAAGATAGGAATGCGAATAGGATTAAGATAAGTATAAATCGATTTAAATCGAAATTAATTGAATTCGATTAATCGGTTAAGCGtagtaatttatttaattatttcgatcaatttttaatatctaaagtttacaACCGAAATGATTAAAAAGCTaatcattaataatatatgtattaaataaattacatattaaataaattacatatttattttaataatattaaaataaatttaaaagtatTTCTATTCAAACCGAAATAACagtttgattaaataaaagtaaatcgatttcaattatttttaattttttattattataaattgattttaattattttttttataaaaatataattaactcaaattttaatattttaaaatcgaACCGATCAAATGTTCACCTATAAACCAGAAAATAAGGCTGATATTGTTACCATCAATGACTTGTCTTGATCCAAATTAGCTCGGGTTGGGCCTCAGGCCCAGTTAACGATTTCCTATTTCTATAAGGAAATAAGCCTAGTTACCTTAGAGGCTTGGGTTTGCCTCAAACCCAACCCTGAATGTGGTCTGCCTCACTTCATATAAACAAAAGGAAGCCCTTTTCGTTATATTTTGGAGACTCCTCAAATTTGGTGATAGCAAATTTCACCGCTAACTGAAAATTTCGATCGCCGGAACTTTAATCCACCAGTGAAAAGCCGAGCCGCCGACACGTTTTAACCCGGCACGTGCGGCGCGAGTTGCGATCCCCCCAAATCAGGCAACacaaaaaccaaaggaaatcCAATTTCACCGGTGAACTCCCTTTCCTTTGGCTCCAAAAGAcgttgaagaaaaataaaagaaaaatcagaCGCTGaaaaaccctaaccctaaacCTAGATTTTCTTCCAATTAATTTTCGATGGCTAGCGACACCCCAGATTCTCATCGCCGAAAGCACCGTCGTTCTCCGTCCGACGACGAGGAAATTGATAAATCCTCGAAGCGTCACAAGCATCGCCACCACAAACACCGTCACCACCGCCACCGCAGCAAGAAGCACGAAGATGAGGGCAAAGATGGTGTCGAAGATCCCCTCCCTCTTCCCCCTTCGGTTCCTCGACCTGATGATGACGTCGAGGAAGGAGAGATTCTTGATGAGGAACTGGCGGCTGAAATCAAGGTCGTTGAATCTCGTGAAGGCCTCGGTGTTCCCAATCCGGTGTGTTATGTTTACCCTTTGCTTGTTTTAATTCGTCACGGCTTTTCTCTTCGTGGTTAATATTATTGTATTACCTATTGTCGTTTGGTACTGAGGAAATGGGGAAAAATAATTTGGGCTTGTCTTTAGTTTATTGGGAAAGAATTTAAATCGTTTCTCCCCTTGcttggtttaaattttatcaagcaaattttgaaatttgaatgtTGGGAAGTGCttgaaaaaagttttgttGCTGACTaagtttgaaaaatctgaCTTTTTTCATTGAACCCTTTTTTCTCAGTGGCCTGAAGGAGGACCTTTGTTGGAAATTATCATGTGATttgattttacttttttttaatggaaTTGGGATAATGAATATTTGGTTTGTGAGAGCTTGTTAGATTACTGAGTGATATCCCATGCATATGCACTACTGCACAAAGAACATGTGTGAATTGCAAAAAGAAGTATCCCTAGGCGTTTCAATGGAGACTGGTGGCTTACTATTCATTTGTAAGAGCTAGTTACAGTTATTGCATATATATGTTTGTAATTACTGTTCTTTCAGCTTTTCAGAATGATGCATAGTGAATTTGTGCACTCAGTATTTTTATttgcattttcctttttggcaGGGAGTTGGtgaaaatagtaattttgtgGATGAGCAAGTAAGGAAGAGTGGTGACAGCAGCGGTGAGAGGAATCAAAATCAGGTTGGTTTGTCTAGAAATTTAAGTGTTGAGTCTCAAGGAGAATTAGCCTATAGAGTTGTCCCTGATGGTCATATCAATGGGGATTTCCCTTCTAAATATAATGTAGAGGATGGAAGGCGGCATCGGCAGTCTAGGTCGCCTTCAAGAAGTGGCAAGAAAATAAGTTACCATGAGGATGTTGAAGAGGCTAATGACACGAAGCCAAGTGACATGAGAAAGTCATTGTCCTCTGAAAGTTCTGGGGAAAAGTACAAGAAATCAGCTAGCTCACCTTTTGATTCGAGAGATCACGATTATGCTAGGACTAGATCTGAGTCAGATGATCTTGCTAGAGAAAGGTCACGTTCCCAAAGCATTGTAGATGAGGAGGCTCTTTTGAAAAGAAGCCGCCACCATGAACGAGATCCTAGTCGGGATGGACGGCACAGTAGTAGAAACCGTGTAAGGGGTGATGATAGGGAACGAAGTGTCAGTTATGGCAGATATGTAGGCGAAAAAAGGCATCAGAGTATGGAGACACGAGGTAGCGAAAGGAGCAGGGAGAGGGAGATAGACAGGGAACGAAGAAGGGAGAAGGAGCATGAAAGAAGCAGAGAGAGGGAGATTGATATTGAATGGAGAAGGGACCGGGACAAGGACAGAGATATTGATGGTGAGAGGAGAAGGGAGAAAGAGCGAGCAAGGAGCAGAGATAGAGACATGAGTGGTGAAAGGAGAAGGGAGAAGGAGCGAGAAAGGAGTAGGGATAGAGAACTGGAGGGTGAAAGGAGAAGGGAGAAGGAGCGAGGGAAAAGCAGGGATAGGGATCTAGAGAGTGGAAGGGTAAGGGAGAAGGTGCTTGATAGGAGCTGGGATAGGGAATCGGATAGAGATAGGAACAGGAAGAAGGAAAGGGATTGGAGCAGGGATCGTAGTAAAGCTAATGACAGAGAAAGAGataggaaaaaggaaaaaaatgaagaacgGAACCAAGAGCGAGAGAGGGAGAGGAGAAGTGACAGGAGTAGGGATAAAGGGAGGGACATGGAGATTGAAAATGATGGCTATAGTGATCGAGATAGGTATAAGAATTATAAGCTCCCGAAACGGGATGAAACTGAAACTTACCGGGACAGAAGGAAGAATGAAACAGAAAAGGTTTATGGTTCTAACAGTGATCCATTGGAAGGAGATgcagataaaagaaaaaggtattGTTTATCAGAAAAAGATGTTTTTCATGTTATTTTGTTCTCTCATTAGCTTActattttgtatatttttgaTTGATGCAGAGATGAAGAGGAGCAAGATGATTTTGAAGAAAGGATTACATTAAAACTTGCGGAACAAGAAGAGGATGAACTCAGTAGGATTAAAGAGGAAAGTAGGAAGCGAAGACAAGTCATCTTAGAGAAATATAAGAATCAGCATTTACAGCAGCAGACTCTGTCTCATTCAGAGGATGTGAATAAaggtttttattatttatttattttatttggctgacttaatttttttagccTTAATTGTAAGTTGTAATTGAGCTTTGATCTAGGCTAATACTATGTTTATATTCTGTGTTACCTGTTTTTGAGGCTGTTAAATAGCCTAATAATTTCGTAATCTAAACCAGATAATGAGCCTGTAGAGAACCGTGGGCAAACAGTCGATGGTGGTAACACTGGTCCAGATGTTCTTGGTGGTGGACATGGAGATCTCATTGTTGCTGACCCATCACTGTCAGTTAGGAAGTCACCTCCAGAAAATGGGCATGCTGCTGCTGGGCTTGGTGAGGGTACCCCGAAGGTGCATTGGTTTTCTATTCTATGACATTTGAATCTTATATCATCTCAACTTACTATTTTTTCCTGAACCtgcattctttttttaatatcttaATTTGGATGTGCTGTAGTTTGGCCTTTGCTTTCTTAGGTTATTGAGAtgcataatttttatttaattttttgtgcaGAGTGAGAGATCAGATGATATTTTCTGTGATGATATATTTGGGGAAACACCTACTGGAGTTCGTAAATTGGTATGAATCACATTTGGCTGTTTGCTTTTATGTGTTGTATCTCTATATAATTATGAGTTGAACAACTTGGTTTCCACTCCATGGTTTCTTGTTAACCTTGAATCAGTTCTCTTGACATTATATAATGATTCTGATGATGATATGCTACAAGGGTATGAAGTGAATTAATCCTTTGCATAAAGTTGATTGCTAAAGGCAAGCCTGATAAATAACTGTGTGTGCTGGTCTAACCATGTTTGCAATTTGGTTTGTCATTTGCTTTTCTTGTGTTTTTTGCTTTGGAGAAGCTTTTGTAACATAATTGACTTTTTGGATGGGTTAGCGAGTCTTAACAAGGTGCTTCCAGTGGAAAATAAGTTCACTTGTTTTGTCTTAGCATATGTAAATTGAGAGCTAGGATGATATGGCTGAGAATGTCTGTAAATGGTGTATTTGCAGGGTAAAGGTGATGGCTTGCTGGTTATAAGGAGTGGTCTTCACGACAATTGGGATGATGCAGAAGGATATTATAGTAAGTTTTTAGATTTATTGTTGTAATTTAAATACACACATGTATATATTCAAACCAAATTCTCAGATATATGTCTGTATTAGTATAACTGTGGTTTTCCTGTCTAGGCTATCGGTTTGGTGAGCTACTTGACAGCCGATATGAAGTGACTGCTGCTCATGGCAAAGGTGTTTTTTCAACTGTTGTACGTGCAAAGGATCTTAAGGCTGGTACTAGTGATCCTGAAGAAGTGGCTATAAAGATCATTCGTAATAATGAAACAATGTGAGTGATCAGTTGCCTGCTCATTGATGCTTatgtttgtaaatttttttattttattatatcaaGTTCTctgattttgttgattttacTACTTGCTTGTATTAATAATGGTTTGATGCAGGCACAAGGCTGGTCAGCTGGAGGttcaaatattgaaaaaattggCAGGTGCAGATCCAGACAATAAGCGCCATTgtgtttgttttctttcaagTTTCAAGTACAGGAATCATCTCTGTTTAGTTTTTGAGTCGCTTCATATGAACCTGCGTGAAGTTCTCAAAAAGTTTGGTCGCAATATTGGTCTTAAACTAACTGCTGTCAGAGCATATGCTAAGCAACTTTTTATTGCGCTTAAGCATCTCAAAAATTGTGGTGTTCTTCATTGTGATATAAAGCCTGATAATATGCTGGTATGTCTTTTCTATTTATCCATTGTTGtagtttattttttgaattgattTCTCTTTTTAACTTATCGCTCTTCTTTTCAGGTAAATGAGGCAAAAAATGTGCTGAAGCTTTGCGATTTTGGTAATGCCATGTTTGCTggtaaaaatgaaattacacCATATCTTGTAAGCCGCTTTTATCGTGCCCCAGAAATAAGTAAGTTGTAACATGAAGCTGATAGTTTATAGTGTGGATGGAGGATTTGGTCTTTTGTTTGATAATCTTTACATGATTATATCTATGGTAATAGTTTTTGATGCATATTTCTCCATGGTGCAGTTCTTGGTTTGCCATATGATCATCCAATGGATATATGGTCTGTCGGTTGCTGTTTGTATGAGCTTTATACCGGAAAGGTTCTTTTCCCTGGTCCTACAAACAATGACATGCTACGCCTTCACATGGAACTAAAAGGCCCTTTTCCGAAGAAGATGCTGCGTAAGGTACATTGCTAATTTGTGTTAGTGATATTTATTTTCTGAGAGATATATTGTACATTGCCTTTGTACTTTTTTGGTTTCATATTTGCTATTTAACCTTCACTTGTATTATATAACTTTCTTGGCTTGTGCTGATagttttttattctaattttgtttttgttttttttttcagggAGCATTTGCAGAACAACACTTTGATCAAGATCTGAATTTTCATGCTACAGAAGAGGATCCTGTTACTAAAAAGGTgttgttcttttctttctttttttttgacatGTTTAACATTTATCAATGTCACATGTTTGAAACTTGGATAGAAATTGACATGGTTGCTGTTGTGTTGACCACAATTCTAATCCTGCTTTCAGACTATAAAGAGGATGATTCTTAACATAAAGCCAAAAGATATCAATTCAATTATTGTTGGCTTTCCTGGTGAGGATCCCAAGATGGTAGCCAACTTCAAAGACCTCCTAGAAAAAATTTTTGTGTTGGATCCAGAGAAGAGAATGACAGTAACACAGGCATTGGCTCATCCATTCATCACGGGCAAGTGAAACATGTTGCTGATTTTATGACTCCAGAAATGTGTTGCGCTAGATATTTGTACATTATGACCTAACTGATATTTAGATATCTAATCATTGGGAATTGTCTGTCTTTATCTTCTCTGTGCTGGACTAAGAGCTTTGGACACAGTTTCTGGCGTGGTTGAAGTCAAAAGGGTGATGTTTGGTCAGGAGTACACTTTACTGGCGATTCTTTCAGTGGAATGTACTTTTTCTATTGTAAGACAACTAGCCAAAGGCGTTTTTCTCTCTT containing:
- the LOC18610508 gene encoding serine/threonine-protein kinase prpf4B, translating into MASDTPDSHRRKHRRSPSDDEEIDKSSKRHKHRHHKHRHHRHRSKKHEDEGKDGVEDPLPLPPSVPRPDDDVEEGEILDEELAAEIKVVESREGLGVPNPGVGENSNFVDEQVRKSGDSSGERNQNQVGLSRNLSVESQGELAYRVVPDGHINGDFPSKYNVEDGRRHRQSRSPSRSGKKISYHEDVEEANDTKPSDMRKSLSSESSGEKYKKSASSPFDSRDHDYARTRSESDDLARERSRSQSIVDEEALLKRSRHHERDPSRDGRHSSRNRVRGDDRERSVSYGRYVGEKRHQSMETRGSERSREREIDRERRREKEHERSREREIDIEWRRDRDKDRDIDGERRREKERARSRDRDMSGERRREKERERSRDRELEGERRREKERGKSRDRDLESGRVREKVLDRSWDRESDRDRNRKKERDWSRDRSKANDRERDRKKEKNEERNQERERERRSDRSRDKGRDMEIENDGYSDRDRYKNYKLPKRDETETYRDRRKNETEKVYGSNSDPLEGDADKRKRDEEEQDDFEERITLKLAEQEEDELSRIKEESRKRRQVILEKYKNQHLQQQTLSHSEDVNKDNEPVENRGQTVDGGNTGPDVLGGGHGDLIVADPSLSVRKSPPENGHAAAGLGEGTPKSERSDDIFCDDIFGETPTGVRKLGKGDGLLVIRSGLHDNWDDAEGYYSYRFGELLDSRYEVTAAHGKGVFSTVVRAKDLKAGTSDPEEVAIKIIRNNETMHKAGQLEVQILKKLAGADPDNKRHCVCFLSSFKYRNHLCLVFESLHMNLREVLKKFGRNIGLKLTAVRAYAKQLFIALKHLKNCGVLHCDIKPDNMLVNEAKNVLKLCDFGNAMFAGKNEITPYLVSRFYRAPEIILGLPYDHPMDIWSVGCCLYELYTGKVLFPGPTNNDMLRLHMELKGPFPKKMLRKGAFAEQHFDQDLNFHATEEDPVTKKTIKRMILNIKPKDINSIIVGFPGEDPKMVANFKDLLEKIFVLDPEKRMTVTQALAHPFITGK